AGTCGAGTGGGTCGGCGATGTCCCTAGAATTTCACTCTCATCCGAGGCTCAGCGTGGTCAGGTGAAAACCATCTCGAAGCAATGGTCACTCAGCCGGGGCGAGGATGGCAATCGAGAAGAGACCTTCAGCTTTGACAGCGACGATCTGAAGAACCCGCTCCAAAGCGCTGTCTTGAAGTCCGGCTGGACCTGGCGTGGAGTCATCTCCGGGCGACTGTGACATCGGTCAACCGTAGCGGCGTGCCAGATGTAGCCCAGCAAAGTTCAGAACAATCACCTCGCAGGGGAAGCCGTGGCGTCGGCCTCGAAGTCGAAGTTGATCTGGTCTCCATCGACAGAGGTCACGGTGATGTTCACGCCCAACGTGCTTCCGTCGTTCGCCGTCAGCTTGCACCGCATGGTGGTGCCGACCTTGCCAACGAGGTCTTTTGGACAGTTGACGTCCGGCTTCGGCTGTCCCGTCGTGGAGGCGAGCTTTGTGGCCACCAGGGTGGATACCTTGTCCGCAGACATTTTCGGCTCGGACTTGTCAGAGTCGAGCGAGGCCGAGCAGCCTACGAGCAAGGTGCTTGCCGCTACGGTCGCGAGAATTGAATTTCCAACGATCAACCTGTTCATGGTTGTAGTGAACTCCTATTGCGTGATCAAAGAAAATGGCAGAAGAAATAAGGCCAGTTCTGGCTGCGTACCCGGTCTGGTCCGCTCCTACTGCGGTGGCCACTCGCCGTGGGGCGGCGTGGACTGCTGCTGATACGGGTTCTGTTGCGGCGATACGTGCTGCTGGTAAGGGTTCTGCTGCGTCTGGGCATATTGCGGATAGGTTGCCGGGCTGCCCGGGCCGCCGCTGTTGTTCCTGTTCCGCCTGGACCGTTTGACGATCAAGAGCGCGATCAAGCCGATCACGGCTAGGCCC
This is a stretch of genomic DNA from Streptomyces sp. NBC_00285. It encodes these proteins:
- a CDS encoding DUF4333 domain-containing protein, which produces MNRLIVGNSILATVAASTLLVGCSASLDSDKSEPKMSADKVSTLVATKLASTTGQPKPDVNCPKDLVGKVGTTMRCKLTANDGSTLGVNITVTSVDGDQINFDFEADATASPAR